AACGTGAGAATAATGTGCTTTTATTTTTTTCAATTTGCATTATTCCTCCATAGAAATTTGTGCGTTAACAAACTCTAATGGAAGAAAATTTCACCTCGCGATTTTTTCATTACGGATAAGCCAAAAATAAGACTAAGTGCGGATGTTATAAGAGGAGAATTCAATTTTTTTAGAACAAAGGACCAGTGATAAATTGGAACTGTCCGGAGGTATAAAAAAAGCCAGGAAGAAAATTTCTTACCTGGCTTTAAAGATTTGTTGCGATGATTTCAACTAGTAGTACATACCTGGGCGATGGCGATAACTGCTACTGCGATCTGATAAATCATCTTCATAGGAGTCTTCATCCTCGTCACTCCATGAAGTGCCTCTCGCGCGAATAGAGTCATCGTAGTAATCTTGATCCTGTTCAGAATAAAGATCTTCGTTTTCCCAGTTTTGTCCACCTGAGCGACCGCCGCGACCAGATGTTCTTCTTTGGTCTTGGTTCATGTCATCGCGATAGCGAGTGTCATAACGACCACCACCGCTGCTGCCGCCACGGCTTTGGCTACCATAGTCTTCATTGTAGCCACCGCGACCACCGCGAGATGATCCTTGTTGACCATATTCTTCTTCATTGTAATTGCGACCACGGCCTCCGCCACGGCTTTGGCTGGACTGATAGTATTCATCATCATATCCTCTGCCGCCGCCCCGGGAAGTGCCTCTATCACTGCCATAGCCACCAGTGGACTGGCTGGATGATGAATAATAGTCTTCATCATAAGCGCTTCCACCGCGGGATCCTCGAGATCCGCCGCCACGGCTGCTTGATTGATATTCATCATCTCTATAGCCTTGGTATCCGCCACCACTGCTGCCGCGTTGGCTTTGCATACCGCGGCGGCTAGAGCCCCGTCCGCTTTCCCAATCTAGATCTTGATCTTCGTTGTAGCTGCCGCCGCGACGAGAAGAAGAAGTGCTAGCGCGACCCTGCGTGCCCAGCGTTCCTTGATTGGAACGAGGACCATAGCTTTGTGAGCCATAGCTCTGCGAACCATATCCTGAAGCACCATATTGTGATGACGATGACCGCGAGCGGCCTCCGCCCATTCCACGATCTGAACTACTCCGTTGTTGCCCTGATCTAGCTGCCATACAACCTCCTGTGTATTTGGGTTAATCGTGCGGTCCACGCACGTGCACCGTCTCGGGTTTTCGGTGCGCAGGCTTTCTGATTTCTTGGCGAAGTGATGGCCGAGTCATTTTTTTAAACGAGTCTATTCTGACTGGTCGTCGAGTTCGTACAGAATCATATATTGCCTCAATTATCTTTATATCTAATAGACCCTCCTCAGCGGAAGGCTCTGGCTGCTGATCTTTCAAGATACATTCAGCGAAGTATTCAAGCTCTGGGGCAAACTGGTCGTGCTTTTTGAAAGTGCGTTTGGCTTTTTTGTCGTTGATTGTTGTTGTTAAATGCATCTCTTCTACATAGTCGTAACAATTTTCTAGACGTAAGGTGCCTTCTGTCCCCAGCAAATCATAAGTGGAGTTTGCCGCAGCCCCAAAGCTGATCACAAAAGTTGCTAAGCGAGACTTGGGATATCTTAAAGTCACAGCCATCATTTCTTCGACTTCACTAAATCTTTCATCCTCAGTGCTTGCTGCCATGGCAAAAGCTTCAATCGGCTCGTCCCGAAATAAGTAGCGGGAGGCATTCAGGCAATAGATTCCGATATCGTAGAGGGGCCCGCCACCCATGTCGTACTGAAGTCGGATGTTTTCTTTGTCGGTCACTTGAAAAGTAAAAACGGAATTGAAAATTCTTAGATCGCCTAATTTGCCGTTTTGTGCGATCTCAATGGCGCGCAAATTTGCAGGATCAAAGTGAAGGCGGTAAGCCACCATCAGTTTGATGTCTTCTCTTTTTGCCGCCCGAACCATGGCAAGACCATCCTGTTCGCCGATGGCCATGGGTTTTTCCGTAAGGACGTGGACGCCCTGCCTTGCCGCGCGCTCGGTAAATTCGCGATGATTGATGTTCGGGGTCGCGATGTAAACTGCATCAATCAATCCGCTTTGCATGCACTCATCGAATTGGTCATAGCTAAAAAGATTTTTAACCTTATACTTTTTCCCAAGCACTTTCAGTTTTTTTGGATCGCCTGATATTAAGGCCGTAAGCTCGCAATTCTTTGTGTTCTTAAAAGCGGGGAGCACGGCATCTTGAGCAATATGACCTAACCCCACCACAGCATAACGAATTTTTTCCGTCGTAGACTTCCGTGGCATACATAACTCCTAGTTAGAAATTTGGTAAAACTGAAATTCCTGTTCAGGAAGAATATCAGCGTAGCCTTCAGGATGACTGCTGTGCCATTGCCATGCATGTTTAATTATAGTGTCTAAGTCAGGATACAAACGTTCCCAACCCAGGACCTTTTCAGTTTTTTGACTGCTGGCAACTAAGATCGCAGGATCCCCTGGACGTCGGCCTTCTTCTTTCACGATCAATTTTTTGCCGGTGATCTTTTCGCAAGACTGAATAACTTGTCTGACGGAAAATCCTTTTTCGCTGCCAATGTTGAAGGTTCCGGAAATTCCGTTATTTAATCCTTCAAGTGCGCAGACATGAGCACGTGCTAAATCTACAACGTGAACATAATCACGCACGCAGGTGCCATCGAAGGTAGGATAATCAGTGCCGTAGATCTTTACTTCCGGATTGCTCGTCAAAGCCGCTTTCAAAATCTTTGGAATCAAATGGGTTTCAGGTCGATGATCTTCGCCGATCACTGCACTCGGGGTCGCACCAGCAACATTAAAGTATCTTAGTACTGTGGCGTGCATGCCATAGGATTTACAGAAATCTTCAATGACCATTTCGCTCATCATTTTTGAACGGCCATAGGGATTTAAAGGTGAACGAGGATGATCTTCTTCAAGCAGCTCCGTTTGTGGTTCCCCGTAAACGGCAGCGGTTGATGAAAACACCAGTTTGCGTATTTTTAAATCCACCATGGCTTGCAGCAAATTCAGGGTGTTAGAAAGATTGTTTTGGTAATACTTTTTCGGGTGCGCCACACTTTCTGCGACTTCGATATGTGCGGCAAAGTGCATGACCGCTTCAATACCATAAAGACCCATGGTGCGCGCAAGCATTTCAGGATTTGAAGTGCTGCCGCGAATGAAAATAGCATCCGGGTGCACAGCCCTGCGATGCCCTTGGGATAAATCATCTAGGACGATCACTTGGTGTCCAGCTAAAATAAGTTCGCGCACAGCGTGACTGCCGATATAGCCGGCTCCGCCGGTAACTAAGACCTTCATGTTACGACTCCTTCCTAGAGTGGATTTTGACTAAAGCGTGGCCATTGACTGTTTTCTTTTCCTAGATAATTGCGAACGAGGTCTAAAGACTCACCAATCACAACATGCATGTCGAGGTAACGGTAAGTTCCCAAGCGACCAATGAACGTCGTGTTGTTTTCACTTTGTGCAAGTTCGACGTACTGTTTTAAAAGTTCCAAATCATTTTTAAGCCTTAGGGGATAGTAAGGCGTGTCCTTTTCCTCACAAAGCGCGCTGTACTCTTTAAAACACACAGTCTTTTCATGGGTTTCCCATGGGGCAAAGTGCTTATGCTCTGTGATACGCGTGTAAGGGACGTGTTCTTCGCAATAGTTAATAACAGGATTTCCTTGGAAGTCGCCGTCTTGGACAAAACGTTCAAATTTTAAAGTGCGATAGCGCAAACGACCCAATTTGTATTGAAAGTATCCATCCATAGGGCCACTCCAGAAGATGTGGGAAAAGTTTTTCTTATCATCTGGATTTAAGCGACTTTTTAATTTCACATTAATATTAGGGTGGTCCAAAATCCTTTCGACGATTTTAGTGTATCCTTCAACGGGAATACCTTGGTATTTTTGATTATAGTAGTTGTCGTCATAATTAAAACGCACCGGCAGACGTTTTAAGATGGAGGCTGGCAACTCGGTCGGTTCAACACCCCATTGCTTTTTCGTATAACCGTAGAAAAAGTTTTTATACAAGGCAGAGCCCAGGAACTTTAAAGCTTGCTCTTCAAAAGTTTGAGGTTCCTGAATTTTGTTGTCGGCAAGTTCCTTAATAAAAGATTCTGCTTCCAGAGGTGTCAGTTTTTTTTGAAAGAACTGATTGATTGTCAAAAGATTGACGGGAAGTGAAAAAACTCCGGCAGCGGTGACCGCCTTAACTCTGTTAGTAAAAGGCATAAACTGCGACCAGCGTTGCACATACTCCCAGACATCCTGGCGGCTGGTATTAAAAATGTGCGGGCCATAGTGATGAACCATGATTCCGGTATCATCGTCGCGGGTGGTGTGGCAGTTCCCGGCGATATGATCTCTTTCATCATAGACATGAATTTCATAGCGGTTTGTTTCTGCAAGTTCACGGGCGATCACGGCGCCGGCAAATCCTGCACCGGCGATACCGATTTGGGTTTTCATGGACTGTCCTTTCCTTAGATAGTCACTTCAAGTTCTTTAAAATATCTAAATAATGCATCTTCCAGGGGCGGAAGAAGTTTACACCGCTCACTCACCAGCGCGCTGTTTCTAGGCAGCGGGGCGATTTGCGGCAGGGATTCAAGGGTGCACCTTTGTATTAAAGATTTTTTTTCAGGCACTTTGGCTTCCACAGCCAACGTCGCTAAATCAGCCCAAGTGATGTCGGCCTCGTTAGTAAGGTGAATGATTCCTTGCTCTTTATCGATTAGCAAATCAAGTGTCGAGTGCACAAGATCCGGCACATAGGTCGGCGTGATTTTAATATCTTGAAGTGCAGCGAACTGTTCTTCATTGCTGACAGCGCGCAGGGCATGAAAGACAAAGTTATGTTGATCCCACGGACCAAAAAAGGAACTCGTGCGAATCACTAAGGCCTCACTATGACTGGCTAAAACCTTTTCTTCGGCTTGGGCTTTGGATGTTCCGTAAATATTTAGCGGCGATACGGGATCGCTTTCCACATAGGGGTGATCCTGGGCGCCGTCAAAAACAAGATCGCTTGAAAAGGTGACTAACGGAATCTTAGCTAACGCACACTCTTCAGCAAGATTTGCGGGAGCTTCCACATTTTCGCGGAAGCATTTTTCAATTTCAGTTTCTGCCAGATCGACTTTGACGTAACCAGCTGCATTGACCACGGCCCACGGGCGAAGTTCTTTTAAAACCTTTTTAACGTTTTCTTTATTGGCTGTATCCATTTCGGTTCGTGAAAGGCTGTAATAGGGGATATTGCGAAATTCACAGATTCTTGCAAAGGCTTTTGCTAAAGTTCCATTGGCTCCTGTGATTAATAGCGCTTTGCCTGGACGCGGTCTAAGTTTTTGTGCAGGGGCATGCCCTTGCAGTGCAAAGATTTTTCTTTGGCCTTTATTCCACCACCCTGGTTCGTCAAAGATCGGATGATTATCCCAGTTTCCTAGCGCGAGTTTTTTAATTGTGGAACTTAAGGCGGTAGGTCGCGGTTGCAATTTGGGCGAGCGTAAATCAAAAACACCTGGTTCATAAAAGCCATGTCGCTCTGTGCACAGACTGTCCCAATCAAAGCTACCTAGCAAACTCCAAGAGGTGACGGCTTCAAACTCGACACCTTCTTTTTTTAAGTCCTCGGCGGCTTTCCAAATATCATGAAACCATCGAATTTGATCTTCGCGATGACCCCGTATATGAACTTCGGTGACTGCCAAGGGAATTTTGTATCTTTCCCAAGCTTCTCTAAATACGTCCTCAGGTGGAATGGTGTCAGCTCTTCCGGTATCAATGGCGCCGACATCGACATAGCGATGGAAACGATTTCCCGTGTTTCGTAAAAATTCTGGGTATAATTCAAGTTCTTCATCCAAAAAACGATTGCTTAATAAATAGTGGTTCATACCGAACACATCTGGCGGGCAGGGATTTTCGACAAGCCAGGTAAGTTGATCATCGGTGATACCGATTTTTAGAAAATCATAGATTGGATGATCCTTGGTTACTTTTCCGCACAATAAATCCAAGGCAATCCACCGCCGATGATTTTCAAAGTCGGCTTGATACGCAACGGTCGGGGTGCTTTGGGCTTTCCCTAAATCTTCAGTTTGAATCAAACGTGCTTTAGGGGTTACTTCGCGTATCGCACGCATAGCTAAGACGGTGCCTTTACATTGATTGTAAAGGGCTTGCAAAAAGCTAACGTCATCTTTTTTGTGTGGATACCAATAGCCATAAAGACAGCTAAAGCGCGCGGTGGTTAAAATTTCATTCACCGGCGTATAGTCTTCAATCCACGGATAGCGACGCGCAAAATCCCCGGCGTATCGTGCTAACTTTTCCGGGAACTGCGGATCTATTAAATCAGTAAATTTGGGCCCGCTTCCATGGTGAAGAAAGCCCGCGATAGGTTTTAGATTAAGCTTGCGCAAACGATGAAGGCGCTCATCAAGCCATGACCAATCATAGACGCCTTCGGCACCTTTGACATTAAGTTCCCAGATACAAGGATAACGAATGCGTTCAGCCCCGAGGCTCGCAAACTTATCCAGATCATCCAGACGCTTATGATGTCCGCTTTTATGCAATTGACTATGATAGACTGCACCTACACGGTTGTAGGTGCACTCTAGTCCGACCCAAAGCTTAAGATCAGCCACGAATTACATCCTGTCAGTTAGATTGTAATCTACTTTTGAAGGACGTACGTCCGCTCTTTTCTGTTTTAGGATATTGCTTTCTAAAGTAGACATTCTTTTCCAAGTCTCATCCCATGAAAGCTGACTTAGGAAGTGATCCACCTTTTTCTGCCAAGCTTGGTTGTTTTTATTCTTTTTAATAACTTGCTCAGCCTGGATCACAAAATCTTTAGGATCATCCGCGATCGCAACCATTTGACGGCTGCCGTAAGGTTCCACCACATCACGAATGGATGTTGAAACCACGGGGCAACCCGCTGCCAAATACTCTGGAGTTTTAGTTGGACTAATGAAACGTGTAGAATCATTTTTCGCAAACGGCATCAAAGCACAGTCCCATCCTGATAAATAAGAAGGAAGAGTTGCATAGTTCTTCATACCTAAATAATGAATGTTCGGTGCCTGAGGTAACGAAGCAGGATCGATTTTTACGATAGGTCCGATCATCACAAATTGCCATTCTGGTTTTAAGCTTGCCATGGCCCTAAGAAGTTCAATGTCCATGCGTTCATCAATGACGCCAACATAACCTAAACGGGGATGTGGAATATGCTTTTGGTCTTCAGGTTCTTCGGCGTTTGTACGAGCTTTTTTGAAATGCTCTACATCGATTCCACTTGGAAACGGATGGATGTTGTGATGAAGGTGGCGTTTTGCTTCAAATAAAGATTGTCCACCGGTAAAGACCAGTTCCGCTCTTTCTAAAAGCTCCATTTCTCTTTCAACGATTTCTTCTGGCGCACCTTTAAAGTGGGATAACTCATCCATGCAGTCATAGATGATAAAGTCAGGGCGCAAGTGGCGAGAGAAATTCAAAGCCATTGGCGTATAGTACCAAGCGCAGAATTCTTCGATCGCTTCTTGCGAAAGCAATTGATCTACGAGTAACGCTAATACGTTATCACGCTCGTTCGCAGGAATGTGTTCTGGAATTCTTGGAGTGACAACTGTCACGCCTTCGGGAGTTTCGGCCAGATCCAGTTGTTCATTGCTAAGTTTGCCGATCACAGGCTCTTCGATAAAATACACTCGTCGGAAATTGGCAAAACGAGACATCAAATGTTGTGGTCTTTGAAAAACAAAGTTCCATCTTAAATGAGAAAACACAAGAAGGTCTGAAGATTCACATAGGTTATTCATGCTAGAAGATCCTTTCAACTGCATTTGCAATGTGGAAGCGAAAGTTATTGAACTCTAGAAATCATTCAATGTTCAAAATTTTCAAAGTCTGGCTGAATAAATACATAGTGATTAAATCATTCTCTTGCCTTCATATAATGGAAACTTTTTTTGCAAAAATGATTAGGTGACTTGATGAATTCATATCCACGTAAAAACTTTCAACGAAGTAATTGGATGTCGCTAAACGGTTCGTGGTCATTTGCGTTCGATGACAAACAAGAACATCTTCATCCAGATACTGTAACAAAGTGGCCTTTAACTATTATGGTTCCCTTTGCACCTGAAACAAAAGCCAGTGGTATCGAAGATACGAATTATCATCCACGATGTTGG
This is a stretch of genomic DNA from Bdellovibrio reynosensis. It encodes these proteins:
- the glf gene encoding UDP-galactopyranose mutase, which translates into the protein MKTQIGIAGAGFAGAVIARELAETNRYEIHVYDERDHIAGNCHTTRDDDTGIMVHHYGPHIFNTSRQDVWEYVQRWSQFMPFTNRVKAVTAAGVFSLPVNLLTINQFFQKKLTPLEAESFIKELADNKIQEPQTFEEQALKFLGSALYKNFFYGYTKKQWGVEPTELPASILKRLPVRFNYDDNYYNQKYQGIPVEGYTKIVERILDHPNINVKLKSRLNPDDKKNFSHIFWSGPMDGYFQYKLGRLRYRTLKFERFVQDGDFQGNPVINYCEEHVPYTRITEHKHFAPWETHEKTVCFKEYSALCEEKDTPYYPLRLKNDLELLKQYVELAQSENNTTFIGRLGTYRYLDMHVVIGESLDLVRNYLGKENSQWPRFSQNPL
- a CDS encoding glycosyltransferase family 1 protein — its product is MNNLCESSDLLVFSHLRWNFVFQRPQHLMSRFANFRRVYFIEEPVIGKLSNEQLDLAETPEGVTVVTPRIPEHIPANERDNVLALLVDQLLSQEAIEEFCAWYYTPMALNFSRHLRPDFIIYDCMDELSHFKGAPEEIVEREMELLERAELVFTGGQSLFEAKRHLHHNIHPFPSGIDVEHFKKARTNAEEPEDQKHIPHPRLGYVGVIDERMDIELLRAMASLKPEWQFVMIGPIVKIDPASLPQAPNIHYLGMKNYATLPSYLSGWDCALMPFAKNDSTRFISPTKTPEYLAAGCPVVSTSIRDVVEPYGSRQMVAIADDPKDFVIQAEQVIKKNKNNQAWQKKVDHFLSQLSWDETWKRMSTLESNILKQKRADVRPSKVDYNLTDRM
- a CDS encoding sugar nucleotide-binding protein, with the translated sequence MADLKLWVGLECTYNRVGAVYHSQLHKSGHHKRLDDLDKFASLGAERIRYPCIWELNVKGAEGVYDWSWLDERLHRLRKLNLKPIAGFLHHGSGPKFTDLIDPQFPEKLARYAGDFARRYPWIEDYTPVNEILTTARFSCLYGYWYPHKKDDVSFLQALYNQCKGTVLAMRAIREVTPKARLIQTEDLGKAQSTPTVAYQADFENHRRWIALDLLCGKVTKDHPIYDFLKIGITDDQLTWLVENPCPPDVFGMNHYLLSNRFLDEELELYPEFLRNTGNRFHRYVDVGAIDTGRADTIPPEDVFREAWERYKIPLAVTEVHIRGHREDQIRWFHDIWKAAEDLKKEGVEFEAVTSWSLLGSFDWDSLCTERHGFYEPGVFDLRSPKLQPRPTALSSTIKKLALGNWDNHPIFDEPGWWNKGQRKIFALQGHAPAQKLRPRPGKALLITGANGTLAKAFARICEFRNIPYYSLSRTEMDTANKENVKKVLKELRPWAVVNAAGYVKVDLAETEIEKCFRENVEAPANLAEECALAKIPLVTFSSDLVFDGAQDHPYVESDPVSPLNIYGTSKAQAEEKVLASHSEALVIRTSSFFGPWDQHNFVFHALRAVSNEEQFAALQDIKITPTYVPDLVHSTLDLLIDKEQGIIHLTNEADITWADLATLAVEAKVPEKKSLIQRCTLESLPQIAPLPRNSALVSERCKLLPPLEDALFRYFKELEVTI
- a CDS encoding Gfo/Idh/MocA family protein encodes the protein MPRKSTTEKIRYAVVGLGHIAQDAVLPAFKNTKNCELTALISGDPKKLKVLGKKYKVKNLFSYDQFDECMQSGLIDAVYIATPNINHREFTERAARQGVHVLTEKPMAIGEQDGLAMVRAAKREDIKLMVAYRLHFDPANLRAIEIAQNGKLGDLRIFNSVFTFQVTDKENIRLQYDMGGGPLYDIGIYCLNASRYLFRDEPIEAFAMAASTEDERFSEVEEMMAVTLRYPKSRLATFVISFGAAANSTYDLLGTEGTLRLENCYDYVEEMHLTTTINDKKAKRTFKKHDQFAPELEYFAECILKDQQPEPSAEEGLLDIKIIEAIYDSVRTRRPVRIDSFKKMTRPSLRQEIRKPAHRKPETVHVRGPHD
- the galE gene encoding UDP-glucose 4-epimerase GalE, which translates into the protein MKVLVTGGAGYIGSHAVRELILAGHQVIVLDDLSQGHRRAVHPDAIFIRGSTSNPEMLARTMGLYGIEAVMHFAAHIEVAESVAHPKKYYQNNLSNTLNLLQAMVDLKIRKLVFSSTAAVYGEPQTELLEEDHPRSPLNPYGRSKMMSEMVIEDFCKSYGMHATVLRYFNVAGATPSAVIGEDHRPETHLIPKILKAALTSNPEVKIYGTDYPTFDGTCVRDYVHVVDLARAHVCALEGLNNGISGTFNIGSEKGFSVRQVIQSCEKITGKKLIVKEEGRRPGDPAILVASSQKTEKVLGWERLYPDLDTIIKHAWQWHSSHPEGYADILPEQEFQFYQISN